In one Campylobacter insulaenigrae NCTC 12927 genomic region, the following are encoded:
- the nadD gene encoding nicotinate (nicotinamide) nucleotide adenylyltransferase, which produces MKIALFGGSFDPPHLGHNAVVLNALDNLDIDKLIIMPTFINPFKSSFAADEVKRLKWVKTLWKNLIKVEICDFEIKKQRPVPSIESVDFLYKNYQIEKFYLILGADHLQNLHKWHEYDRLKKMVEFVIAKRDDISIPQEFITLDTKVDISSSFIRKTLQTTQVCEQIKEEVKLYYSKFQDKQN; this is translated from the coding sequence ATGAAAATTGCACTTTTTGGTGGTAGTTTTGATCCACCTCATTTAGGACATAATGCAGTTGTGCTTAATGCTTTAGATAATTTAGATATAGACAAATTAATTATAATGCCAACTTTTATAAATCCATTTAAAAGTAGTTTTGCTGCTGATGAAGTAAAGCGTTTGAAATGGGTAAAAACACTTTGGAAAAATTTGATTAAAGTTGAAATATGTGATTTTGAAATTAAAAAGCAAAGACCAGTTCCTAGTATAGAAAGTGTTGATTTTTTATATAAAAATTATCAAATAGAAAAATTTTATCTTATTTTAGGTGCTGATCATTTGCAAAATTTACATAAGTGGCATGAATATGATCGTTTAAAAAAAATGGTTGAATTTGTGATTGCAAAAAGAGATGATATATCTATACCTCAAGAATTCATAACTTTAGATACTAAAGTTGATATTTCTTCTTCTTTTATTAGAAAAACATTACAAACTACACAAGTTTGTGAGCAAATCAAAGAGGAAGTTAAGCTTTATTATTCTAAATTTCAAGATAAACAAAATTAA
- the rsfS gene encoding ribosome silencing factor, whose protein sequence is MQERIDNIVKILDDKKADFIETFDMQNKDYFVKFVVIATTMGERHALSLLDDLKTNLKNKGEEFLNIESSEEWTAIDLGDILIHLMSENYRQKYNIEDFLKTLNKDNKF, encoded by the coding sequence ATGCAAGAGAGAATTGATAACATAGTTAAAATTTTAGATGATAAAAAAGCTGACTTTATAGAAACTTTTGATATGCAAAATAAAGATTATTTTGTTAAATTTGTAGTAATTGCCACTACTATGGGGGAAAGGCACGCACTTTCTTTGTTAGATGATTTAAAAACTAATCTCAAAAATAAAGGGGAAGAATTTTTAAATATAGAAAGTAGTGAAGAATGGACAGCTATTGATCTAGGAGATATTTTGATCCATTTGATGAGTGAAAATTATAGACAAAAATATAATATAGAAGATTTTTTAAAAACATTAAATAAAGACAATAAATTTTAA
- a CDS encoding HIT family protein, with translation MIYENDILYIEKEDSQIPWIKIFTKENYKELSDCPDFVQNMLFKFIVASELSLKEYYQPEKINIASFANYVPRVHFHVMARFKEDAFFPESMWGKQQRKIKNLNLPNFEGFIQTLNKKLTEI, from the coding sequence ATGATATATGAAAATGATATTTTATACATAGAAAAAGAAGATTCACAAATCCCTTGGATAAAAATTTTTACCAAAGAAAATTATAAAGAATTAAGCGATTGTCCTGACTTTGTACAAAATATGCTTTTTAAATTTATTGTAGCTAGCGAGCTTAGTTTAAAAGAATATTATCAACCTGAAAAAATCAATATTGCTTCATTTGCAAATTATGTCCCTAGAGTCCATTTCCACGTTATGGCAAGGTTTAAAGAAGATGCATTTTTTCCAGAAAGTATGTGGGGTAAACAACAAAGAAAAATAAAAAATTTGAACCTTCCAAATTTTGAAGGATTTATCCAAACACTAAATAAAAAACTTACAGAAATATAA
- the fumC gene encoding class II fumarate hydratase, with product MEYRIEHDTMGEIKVPNDKYWGAQTERSFENFKIGTEKMPKVLIYAFANLKKSLALVNNKLGKLDDAKKNAIVQACDEIVAGKFDDNFPLAIWQTGSGTQSNMNMNEVIANRATEIMGGDFRKEKLVHPNDHVNMSQSSNDTFPTAMSIVSVEQVEKKLIPALDELIATFEKKVKEFEGIIKIGRTHLQDATPLTLAQEFSGYLSMLLHSKEQLIASLPTLRELAIGGTAVGTGLNAHPELSEKVSEELSKLLGTKFISSPNKFHALTSHDAINFTHGAMKGLAANLMKIANDIRWLASGPRCGLGELIIPENEPGSSIMPGKVNPTQCEALTMVAVQVMGNDAAIGFAASQGNFELNVFKPVIIYNFLQSLDLLADAMHSFNIHCAVGIEPNKEKIDYNLHNSLMLVTALNPHIGYENAAKVAKNAHKKGISLKESAMELNLVSEEDFAKFVDPTKMIGPKK from the coding sequence ATGGAATATAGAATTGAACATGATACTATGGGAGAGATTAAAGTTCCTAATGATAAATATTGGGGTGCTCAAACTGAAAGAAGTTTTGAAAATTTTAAAATTGGTACTGAAAAAATGCCAAAAGTTTTAATTTATGCCTTTGCAAATCTTAAAAAATCTTTAGCATTGGTAAATAATAAACTTGGAAAATTAGATGATGCAAAAAAGAATGCTATTGTTCAAGCTTGCGATGAAATCGTAGCAGGAAAATTTGACGATAATTTCCCACTAGCAATATGGCAAACAGGTTCAGGCACACAAAGTAATATGAATATGAATGAAGTCATAGCAAATCGTGCTACAGAAATTATGGGTGGAGATTTTAGAAAAGAAAAGCTTGTTCATCCAAATGATCATGTAAATATGAGCCAAAGCTCAAATGACACCTTCCCAACTGCTATGAGTATAGTTTCGGTTGAACAAGTAGAGAAAAAACTTATCCCTGCTTTAGATGAACTTATTGCGACTTTTGAAAAGAAAGTAAAAGAATTTGAAGGAATTATCAAAATAGGAAGAACTCATCTTCAAGACGCTACTCCATTAACTTTAGCACAAGAATTTAGCGGATACTTATCCATGCTGCTTCATTCAAAAGAACAATTGATTGCTTCTTTGCCGACTCTAAGAGAGCTTGCAATAGGCGGAACTGCTGTTGGCACAGGATTAAATGCTCATCCAGAACTTAGTGAAAAAGTAAGTGAAGAATTAAGCAAACTCCTAGGTACTAAATTTATTTCAAGTCCAAACAAATTTCACGCTTTAACTAGTCATGATGCGATTAATTTTACCCATGGAGCTATGAAAGGCTTAGCGGCAAATTTAATGAAAATAGCTAATGATATTAGATGGCTTGCTTCAGGTCCTAGATGCGGTCTTGGAGAATTAATCATTCCAGAAAATGAGCCTGGAAGCTCTATTATGCCTGGTAAAGTTAATCCAACACAGTGCGAAGCCTTAACAATGGTTGCAGTCCAAGTTATGGGAAATGATGCTGCTATAGGTTTTGCGGCAAGTCAAGGAAATTTTGAACTTAATGTTTTTAAACCTGTAATTATTTATAATTTTTTACAAAGTCTTGACCTATTAGCTGATGCTATGCATTCGTTTAATATTCATTGTGCAGTAGGTATAGAACCAAACAAAGAAAAAATTGACTATAATCTTCATAATTCTTTAATGCTAGTTACTGCTTTAAATCCTCATATAGGTTATGAAAATGCTGCAAAAGTAGCAAAAAATGCTCATAAAAAAGGCATTTCATTGAAAGAAAGCGCCATGGAATTAAATTTAGTTAGTGAAGAAGATTTTGCTAAATTTGTAGATCCTACCAAAATGATAGGTCCTAAAAAATAA
- the glmS gene encoding glutamine--fructose-6-phosphate transaminase (isomerizing): protein MCGIVGYIGNKEKKKIILDGLKELEYRGYDSAGIAVMKEGELDFFKAVGKLDNLANKTSQFSSDGFGLAIGHTRWATHGKPTEINAHPHLGQYSCVIHNGIIENYQELKEKLTKEGISFLSQTDTEVIVHLFEYYAATLSSFDAFKKTIEELKGAYAILLISKKDPSTIYFAKNAVPLIIGKNDDEDEYYFASSDAPLVSLVNKVAYLEDGDYGFVNLKECKLYHEQTHIQPNFVILNQDKSFAQKDGYRFFMEKEIYEQSRVLTEVLMGRLQGDEVVFEDINDKILENIEEITLCACGTSYHAALSGAYLFERLAKIKTKVEVASEFRYREAIIGKNTLFIVISQSGETADTLEALKIAKAQGVKTLAVCNVDNSNIVRLADISLLTRAGIEKGVASTKAFATQVATLWMLAIYLAQKAKLDMNHEIKALRSLPNIVKVNQNLHEKVHRISKRYLHGHGFFFIGRDVFYPLALEGALKLKEISYLHAEGYPAGEMKHGPIALADSELFTVALMPKNCLYEKTKSNVEELAARDSTLLAISPIDFDLSDDFIKTSSQEHYMCEFFEMMVILQLLALEVSIRLGNDVDMPRNLAKSVTVE from the coding sequence ATGTGTGGGATTGTAGGATATATAGGAAATAAAGAAAAGAAAAAAATCATCCTTGATGGATTAAAAGAATTAGAATATAGAGGTTATGACAGTGCTGGTATAGCTGTGATGAAAGAAGGAGAGCTTGATTTTTTTAAAGCAGTTGGAAAATTAGATAACTTAGCTAATAAAACAAGTCAATTCAGTAGTGATGGTTTTGGCTTAGCTATAGGACATACACGCTGGGCAACACATGGCAAACCAACAGAGATTAATGCTCATCCGCATTTAGGACAATACTCGTGTGTGATACATAATGGAATCATAGAAAATTATCAAGAACTAAAAGAAAAACTTACTAAAGAAGGAATTTCATTTTTAAGTCAAACAGATACTGAAGTTATTGTGCATTTGTTTGAATATTATGCAGCCACTTTATCATCTTTTGATGCATTCAAAAAAACTATTGAAGAACTAAAAGGAGCTTATGCTATATTATTAATTAGCAAAAAAGATCCAAGTACTATTTATTTTGCCAAAAATGCCGTACCTTTGATTATAGGTAAAAACGATGATGAAGATGAGTATTATTTTGCTTCAAGTGATGCTCCTTTGGTATCTTTAGTAAATAAAGTAGCTTATCTTGAAGATGGGGATTATGGCTTTGTAAATTTAAAAGAATGTAAGTTATACCATGAACAAACACATATTCAACCTAATTTTGTTATTTTAAATCAAGATAAAAGTTTTGCACAAAAAGATGGATATAGATTTTTCATGGAAAAAGAAATTTATGAACAAAGTAGAGTCTTAACTGAAGTATTAATGGGACGCTTGCAAGGTGATGAAGTTGTTTTTGAAGATATTAATGATAAAATATTAGAAAACATAGAAGAAATTACACTTTGTGCTTGCGGCACTAGCTATCATGCTGCTTTAAGTGGAGCTTACTTATTTGAAAGATTAGCAAAAATTAAAACTAAAGTGGAGGTTGCTAGTGAATTTAGATACAGAGAAGCTATTATAGGAAAAAATACACTTTTTATAGTTATATCTCAAAGCGGAGAAACTGCCGATACACTCGAAGCTTTAAAAATAGCAAAAGCTCAAGGAGTTAAAACCTTAGCAGTATGCAATGTAGATAATTCCAATATCGTACGATTAGCTGATATTTCCTTACTTACTAGAGCTGGAATCGAAAAAGGTGTAGCATCAACTAAAGCTTTTGCTACTCAAGTTGCTACTTTATGGATGTTAGCTATTTATCTCGCACAAAAAGCTAAACTTGATATGAATCATGAAATTAAGGCTTTAAGAAGCTTACCAAATATAGTAAAAGTAAATCAAAATTTACATGAAAAAGTTCATAGAATTTCAAAAAGATATTTACATGGTCACGGATTTTTCTTTATAGGAAGAGATGTATTTTATCCATTAGCCCTAGAAGGAGCTTTAAAGTTAAAAGAAATTTCTTATTTACACGCAGAAGGATATCCTGCTGGAGAGATGAAACATGGACCTATAGCTTTAGCAGATAGCGAACTTTTTACAGTGGCATTAATGCCGAAAAATTGTCTTTATGAAAAAACAAAATCAAACGTGGAAGAACTTGCAGCTAGAGATTCTACTTTGCTTGCTATTTCACCTATTGATTTTGACTTAAGTGATGATTTTATAAAAACTTCAAGTCAAGAACATTATATGTGCGAATTTTTCGAAATGATGGTTATTTTACAACTTTTAGCTCTTGAGGTGTCTATAAGATTGGGTAATGATGTAGATATGCCAAGAAATTTAGCTAAAAGTGTTACTGTTGAGTGA
- a CDS encoding nucleotidyltransferase, whose amino-acid sequence MNLSIKENVDLLLIYKDIKAYNIKPLMKNFLGILNDINLNINYQIYELNGLHNVVKNELKEDILQYRFICGSKILFKQIKEKITQIQNEFKNDFSYKILKNFNPFEQILIKQEFDINTEFGGLNEQLNIENLNILYKNSPKNYMLNFINEKELSEFKLASDFLFSLKCAMNLLEGKNTNIFLIQNTQNLANLMHKKEKKNLNLNSILTQKALQSMHTCGIYTHFLARNMQKKQNQNFEFIENDYFIYNENEKNLEEILSVLLKLDDKNYHFDISLIFALKRSKNNIKNLDFFEAILKRKYSYSILKLLLDANILKDFCKPLIQSKFLLEEDGVYSALDRALLCLYHFENKNENKDLDADILLVLKLTILLSAINENNEISLANIYRAYVGKFNINNDSLELGIRLLKNFNAFKDIIEKEDIYNQTIILNFISKLTDSYTLKMLYILSFCNAKALGIENNFYYKSLENLYQNALEGFEDENLIDESQKRVKKEQILKRSKAFANLDEQTQNNIIHIKSNLFFIQNNFEKIIKITQIAQKENFTFWLDNSENLVLEVIVSKNNNLENILNSLSSLNLIFMGFFELFEDKIYLKFEYSDIISDEQKESLQNLLNSKLHTKIQKKVKKPNIKKDELKLDMDYSKNYAKINLNTKDQKGLMAYVMEVLTNYDVILSAAKIQTIRERTRNVLILHKNESLQNYKEKILKSLISE is encoded by the coding sequence ATGAATTTAAGTATAAAAGAAAATGTGGATCTGCTTTTAATATATAAAGATATCAAAGCTTACAATATAAAACCTCTAATGAAAAATTTTTTAGGAATTCTAAATGATATTAATCTTAATATAAACTACCAAATTTATGAGCTTAATGGGCTTCACAATGTAGTAAAAAATGAACTTAAAGAAGATATTTTACAATATAGATTCATTTGCGGTTCTAAGATTTTATTTAAACAAATTAAAGAAAAAATTACACAAATACAGAATGAATTTAAAAATGATTTTAGCTATAAAATTCTAAAAAATTTCAATCCTTTCGAACAGATCTTAATAAAACAAGAATTTGATATTAATACAGAATTTGGGGGACTTAATGAGCAATTAAACATAGAAAATTTAAATATTTTATATAAAAATAGCCCAAAAAACTATATGTTAAATTTTATCAATGAAAAAGAATTGAGTGAATTTAAATTAGCAAGTGATTTTTTATTTTCATTAAAATGTGCAATGAATCTTTTAGAGGGAAAAAATACAAATATATTTTTAATACAAAACACCCAAAATCTCGCAAATTTAATGCATAAAAAAGAAAAGAAAAATTTAAATCTTAACTCTATACTCACTCAAAAAGCGCTTCAATCTATGCATACTTGCGGAATTTATACTCATTTTTTAGCAAGAAATATGCAAAAAAAACAAAATCAAAATTTTGAATTTATAGAAAATGATTATTTTATTTATAATGAAAACGAAAAAAACTTAGAAGAAATTTTATCAGTACTTTTAAAATTAGACGATAAAAATTATCATTTTGATATTAGCCTTATTTTTGCACTCAAGCGTTCAAAAAACAATATAAAAAATTTAGATTTTTTTGAAGCCATCTTAAAGCGTAAATATTCCTATAGTATATTAAAATTATTATTAGATGCTAATATCTTAAAAGACTTTTGCAAACCCTTAATTCAAAGTAAATTTTTACTCGAAGAAGATGGGGTGTATAGCGCTTTAGATAGAGCTTTACTTTGTTTATATCACTTTGAAAATAAAAACGAAAATAAAGATTTAGATGCGGATATTTTATTGGTGCTAAAATTAACCATACTTTTAAGCGCAATAAATGAAAACAATGAAATATCTTTAGCAAATATTTATCGAGCTTATGTTGGTAAATTTAACATCAATAATGACAGTTTAGAGCTTGGAATAAGATTACTCAAAAATTTTAATGCTTTTAAAGATATTATAGAAAAAGAAGATATTTACAATCAAACTATAATATTGAATTTTATATCTAAACTTACCGATTCATATACTTTAAAAATGCTTTATATTTTATCTTTTTGCAACGCCAAAGCTTTGGGTATAGAAAATAATTTTTATTATAAAAGTTTAGAAAATTTATATCAAAATGCTTTAGAAGGTTTTGAAGATGAGAATCTAATAGATGAAAGTCAAAAAAGAGTTAAAAAAGAACAAATTTTAAAAAGAAGTAAAGCTTTTGCAAATCTTGATGAGCAAACTCAAAATAATATTATTCATATTAAATCTAATTTATTTTTTATCCAGAATAATTTTGAAAAAATTATCAAGATTACTCAAATAGCACAAAAAGAAAATTTTACATTTTGGCTTGACAACAGTGAAAATTTAGTTTTAGAAGTTATTGTGAGTAAAAATAATAATTTAGAGAATATATTAAATTCTTTAAGCTCTTTAAATTTGATTTTTATGGGATTTTTTGAATTATTTGAAGATAAAATATATCTTAAATTTGAATATTCTGATATTATAAGCGATGAACAAAAAGAAAGTCTTCAGAATTTATTAAATTCAAAATTACATACAAAGATACAAAAAAAAGTAAAAAAACCAAACATTAAAAAAGATGAATTAAAATTAGATATGGATTATTCTAAAAATTATGCTAAGATAAACTTAAATACAAAGGATCAAAAAGGTTTAATGGCTTATGTAATGGAAGTATTAACAAACTACGATGTAATTTTAAGTGCGGCTAAAATTCAAACTATAAGGGAAAGAACTAGAAATGTTTTAATCTTGCATAAAAACGAAAGTTTGCAAAATTATAAGGAAAAAATTTTAAAATCATTAATAAGTGAGTAG
- the mqnE gene encoding aminofutalosine synthase MqnE, translating into MQTIIQKLDNEERLNENEANKLWDFDLFTLGKYAQKIRTKLHGKKVYFNINRHINPTNICADTCKFCAFSAHRKNPNPYTMTHEQIMNIIDETVQRDTKEIHIVSAHNKNTSWEWYLEIFRMIKQKYPFLHIKALTAAEVDFLSRAFNMSYEQIIEKMLEYGVDSMPGGGAEIFDEEIRKKICHGKVSSQNWLKIHKLWHEKGRQSNATMLFGHIEDRKHRTNHMIRLRELQDQTGGFNAFIPLVWQQDNSFITNKKPLGSVEILKTLSIARIVLDNIKNIKAYWATMGINLAMVAQDFGANDLDGTIEKESIQSAGGAKSANGLNLKTFIELIQSSGYVAIERDSLYNELKTY; encoded by the coding sequence ATGCAAACAATTATTCAAAAATTAGACAATGAAGAAAGATTAAATGAGAATGAAGCTAATAAACTTTGGGATTTTGATCTTTTTACTCTAGGAAAATACGCTCAAAAAATTCGTACTAAACTTCATGGGAAAAAAGTTTATTTTAATATTAATCGCCATATTAATCCTACTAATATTTGTGCTGATACTTGTAAATTTTGTGCTTTTTCAGCTCATAGGAAAAATCCAAATCCTTATACGATGACTCATGAACAAATTATGAATATTATTGATGAAACAGTGCAAAGAGACACTAAAGAGATTCATATTGTTTCAGCACATAATAAAAACACTTCTTGGGAATGGTATTTGGAAATTTTTAGAATGATCAAACAAAAATATCCATTTTTACACATTAAGGCTTTAACTGCTGCAGAAGTTGATTTTTTAAGTAGAGCTTTTAATATGAGTTATGAGCAAATTATAGAAAAGATGCTTGAATATGGTGTTGATTCTATGCCAGGCGGTGGAGCTGAAATTTTTGATGAAGAGATTCGTAAAAAAATTTGCCATGGTAAAGTTAGTAGTCAAAATTGGTTAAAAATTCATAAGCTTTGGCATGAAAAAGGTAGGCAAAGTAATGCAACTATGCTATTTGGTCATATTGAAGATAGAAAACATAGAACAAATCACATGATAAGATTAAGAGAACTTCAAGATCAAACTGGCGGTTTTAATGCTTTTATTCCTTTGGTGTGGCAACAAGACAATAGTTTTATTACAAATAAAAAACCATTAGGTTCAGTTGAAATTTTAAAGACACTTTCCATTGCAAGAATTGTACTTGATAATATTAAAAATATTAAAGCATATTGGGCTACTATGGGAATAAATTTGGCTATGGTTGCGCAAGATTTTGGAGCTAATGATTTAGATGGAACTATAGAAAAAGAAAGTATACAAAGTGCTGGTGGTGCAAAAAGTGCCAATGGTTTAAATTTAAAAACTTTTATAGAGTTGATACAAAGTTCAGGCTATGTTGCTATAGAGCGTGATAGTTTATATAACGAATTAAAAACTTATTAA
- a CDS encoding NCS2 family permease, which translates to MDFFKLKEHKSDIKTEIYAGIATFLAMIYIIPVNANIMSASGMPLEALIVATALVTIFATALNAFVSNTPVAMSVGMGLNAYFTFSVCNTYQVPWQTALGAVFLSGMIFTLLSFTNFRIWVIRSIPNDLRKAISAGIGTFIAFMGLVQMGVIVKSEATLVSLGDFSSSNVLFGIFGLFLVFTFWAWRIKAAFILAVFVSAFFAWIFGINGATFPEKIFSLPIINGENGLSAIFGKLDIVGALELSMIPIILTFFVTQLFDSVGTITGVGSRGKIFDDPKFGEKKLGKTLGVDATSSALGAIVGTSTVTAFVESSAGVEAGGRTGLTALVTAICFVLTLFLLPVFKAIPANSIYPVLVLVGVLMFMEVASINFKDISIAASAFFIIIMMPLTYSITTGFAFGFVVYLFMCLVQREFARINFGIVVLSFISLAVFLLQFIGH; encoded by the coding sequence ATGGATTTTTTTAAACTCAAAGAACATAAAAGCGATATAAAAACAGAAATTTATGCAGGTATTGCTACTTTTTTAGCGATGATTTATATTATACCAGTGAATGCAAATATTATGAGTGCTTCAGGTATGCCTTTGGAAGCTTTAATTGTAGCAACAGCTTTGGTAACTATTTTTGCAACAGCTTTAAATGCTTTTGTTTCTAATACACCCGTAGCTATGAGTGTGGGTATGGGTTTGAATGCATATTTTACCTTTAGTGTTTGTAATACTTATCAAGTGCCTTGGCAAACAGCCTTAGGTGCGGTATTTTTATCTGGAATGATTTTTACCTTACTTTCTTTTACCAATTTTAGAATATGGGTTATTAGAAGTATTCCTAATGATCTAAGAAAAGCTATTTCGGCTGGTATTGGGACATTTATAGCTTTTATGGGACTTGTGCAAATGGGTGTGATTGTTAAAAGCGAGGCGACTTTAGTGAGTTTAGGAGATTTTTCAAGTTCTAATGTTTTATTTGGTATATTTGGTTTATTTTTGGTTTTTACATTTTGGGCTTGGCGAATTAAGGCAGCTTTTATTTTGGCAGTTTTTGTTAGTGCATTTTTTGCTTGGATTTTTGGTATAAACGGAGCTACTTTTCCAGAAAAAATTTTTTCTTTGCCTATTATTAATGGTGAAAATGGCTTGAGTGCTATATTTGGGAAACTTGATATCGTAGGAGCCTTAGAACTTAGTATGATACCTATTATATTAACTTTTTTTGTGACTCAGCTTTTTGATAGTGTGGGTACTATTACAGGTGTTGGCTCAAGAGGAAAAATTTTTGATGATCCTAAATTTGGTGAGAAAAAATTAGGTAAAACTTTAGGTGTTGATGCGACAAGCTCAGCCCTTGGTGCAATTGTTGGGACCTCTACAGTTACAGCATTTGTTGAAAGTTCAGCAGGAGTGGAAGCAGGTGGTAGAACAGGACTTACTGCATTAGTAACAGCAATTTGCTTTGTTTTAACTCTATTTTTACTTCCTGTATTTAAAGCTATTCCAGCAAATTCTATCTATCCTGTATTAGTTTTGGTAGGTGTGTTGATGTTTATGGAAGTTGCGAGTATTAATTTTAAAGATATAAGTATTGCAGCAAGTGCATTTTTTATTATTATCATGATGCCTTTAACTTATTCTATTACAACAGGTTTTGCTTTTGGTTTTGTTGTTTATTTATTTATGTGTCTTGTGCAGAGAGAATTTGCGCGAATTAATTTTGGTATAGTTGTTTTAAGTTTTATTTCTTTAGCCGTTTTTTTATTACAATTTATAGGACATTAA
- a CDS encoding phosphoribosyltransferase — MYYYSYEEFQKEIIPFTHKIQKEFNPDVLLAIARGGMTLGHFLAEGLNNRNLFSLNSIHYNDTQKLDTIKIFNIPDLSAYKKILLVDDIIDSGETMIEIKRILIEQYPHLELKVATVFYKPSALLIPEFCIKEATEWIKFFWSIEI, encoded by the coding sequence ATGTATTATTATTCTTATGAAGAATTTCAAAAAGAAATTATCCCTTTTACTCATAAAATTCAAAAAGAATTTAACCCAGATGTTTTGCTTGCTATCGCAAGAGGTGGTATGACTTTAGGGCATTTTTTAGCAGAAGGTTTAAATAATCGAAATTTATTTTCTCTAAATTCTATTCATTATAATGATACGCAAAAGCTAGATACGATTAAAATTTTTAACATACCAGATCTTAGTGCCTATAAAAAAATTCTTTTAGTAGATGATATTATCGATAGTGGTGAAACAATGATAGAAATTAAAAGAATTTTAATAGAACAATATCCACATTTAGAACTTAAAGTTGCTACAGTTTTTTATAAACCTTCAGCTTTATTGATTCCGGAATTTTGTATTAAAGAAGCTACAGAATGGATAAAATTCTTTTGGAGTATTGAAATTTAA